CTTTAAGAATCATTGACAGTATCATCTGGTAATACTTGAGCTGGCTTGGATTACCCTTCATCTTGAGCAACTTTTGATACGCCTTCTTCATCAAGGACAAGGTGCAATCCTGTAATTGCTGTGGCTTTTCCGCCGATTTATCCTGCAATGCCCTTCTCAGGGGGGAAATGACCTCTTTTCTCAGTCGATTTCGGACCCTGTAAACATAATGATCATCTTGAATGCCACTATAACTTGGGTCTGAATCCTTGGGAAAGACCTTCTTGGCAATACTTTCACAGAGGAGAGTATTCCTGTCAATTCTGGAATCAATAGATGGGCAATCTACTGATGCATAACTAAGCAAATCGACATTTCCAGAATTCAGAGATTGGATATCAGATTTCAAGAGATCTGCAAAAAGATCAGATACTCTGTCATGGAAAAAACGATAGGTTGAGTCCTGTACATATTCGGTGACAGCCCGTCGCGCAATCCCAGAATCCTTCATCCCGATACATGTATTATAACAGCTTTGTTCATTGACGAGCCTGCAAAGGATCTCAGCAAAGTCCCTGAGCGACCCGAAAGCAGCAAACTCTCTGAGATTGCAGGAAAGGGTCAAAGGGTGGGTTTCGTAAAGCCAAAGGGCAGAAACGTTGAACCCTTCATTGCAGGTCTTTCTAAAGGTTCTCAGGTAGGCAATAAGCCTTAATGTGGTTAAAGGGTCATACTGCCATGACTTGTCTAGCAAACTGCTAAGGTTTTCGGGTACGGTTTCCGGGTTTACAGCAAAGAAGAATTCGGTACATGGGTTTTGTGGGATTGTTAAAGCCGGTTTTTTTGCCGAATTGGGTGATTTTTCGGGTGGAGATGGTGATGGAAGTGATGGGATACATTCTCGGAGAATTGGTGGACCGATTAAGAGcataatatgtttgttttgatttggggTTTAAATCCAAATTGTTATGTTGATTGAGCTGTGTATTTATAGCATACATTTGCTTGCGCTCCAAGGACTtctattctttttttttattttattctttattTATTGCTTGCGCTCCAAGGACTTCTATTCTTATtttattctttatttatttttagaaTCACTCATAAATATCATCCTGTTAATATTTTCCTTGGCCGCCAACtaaaaacaagggaaaaaaaaaatattccccGACAACTTATTATTCTACCCATTTACGTTATACACGATCTCCTAGACGATACTTTGACCATCGTTTTATCCATTAGTTAACCATGTAAATATCATGTTTATAGATCCCGCACGAATGCGCGGTTTTGTAGATGGacaaattagagagagaaaataataattatattaatacgGGGTAGCATTTAACTCCGATTgatatttaattataaaatttaaattaGCATGATAATGTTTTGTATTAAAAGGTAGAAAAGAGTAGTTACAACAATTTTAGTCTGTATAAGATTGTCAGTTTTACTCGATCTATTTTGTtaactttgtttttaaaaaatattattattaaattattatatCCATTAAATGTGTAATATAACCGTTAAGTAATTATTGTAGTCATCAAGTTTAGTTTTAAAAATATTAATAGTAAAATATTGCTTTCACATAATACTCATAATCAGTATAATTCTATTTATGTAACAGAATAAGAATATTCTAATAATATGTCTAATCAAATTGAAAAATATTATCCCTTATAAATGGGCTAGAATTATATACTGCCTGCTAAAGgtcgtcgacaatttactaattatcgtcgacaattttaatgaacttccaaaaCTACCCCTCCCTGACACTCCCCCTTATattttttccgtcttgttttgttttcgtaaaaaaataattaataattactaataaaccccgttcgggaatagttcgttttattttaattttttaatttattgaaacttattttaattagcgattatcgatccacgcacccaaaactaatttaagacggaaattaataatttttttaaaaaaaaaaatttgtcgaaaaagggcctggatgaagaaatttttcgtccagaccaaggtccggacaaagaaatttttcgtccagaccatggtccagacaaaaatatttttcatCGGACCAGTCCAGacggaaaatattttcgtccggaCCAGTCCAGGcgaaaaatattttcgtccggaaaaaaaaaaaaaaaaaaaaaaaatccggacgaaaatatttttcgtctGGACTAAAATATTTCCGTCTGGACCTGGGTCCGGACGAAAAATATTTTTATGCGGACCATGGTCCGGACGAAAATTTTCTTTGTCCGGACCTTGGTCTggacgaaaatgtttttcgtccggaattttttttttttttttttttttttttttcaaaaaaatcatttttcgacttagattaatttttggtgcggtaatcgataatcgctaagttctcgttcatgttgttaattacaaatcccgctttttttttttttttttttttttttttttttttgaaaaaccgtctttttttttttttgtttgaaagattttagtgagacgttagtgagacggaaattgacttgtgttttagtgagacggaaattgcattttagtgagacggaaatggagttatgttatggagggcaaacttggaaatttacattaattgtcgacgataattagtaaattgtcgacgacGTATAGCAGGACCCTATTTATTACCCCGTATATGAAATTAAACAATATGGCCCAATGTTAGATATGACGTAATGAAGCCAATTTTAGACATGACATAATGAAGCCCAATTATAGAGTGGTTTTCATTTAGGGGCCGCAAAATATTGGAGATCTTTTAtttattaatggtcaaagtttcTAAAAGTTGACCTCTAAAAAGGCAAATGGGTAGAACAATAAGATGTGGAgggaataaaaaataaaaatacgtGTTTTAGGAAATCTGTGGTAAATAAATATATAAGGTTGGTTAATTATTTGACAAGTCAGTTTAAATCAAATTTGAGAGTTTTGTGTCCGGTATACTTTGGATTGGAGACGATTAGGATTCAGCAAAACCTACACAACACGAAACACAAaaactgattttttttttgtgatgatgAGCGGAGGAGATGATCTTAAAACATGGGTCTCTGATAAATTAATGTGTCTTCTGCGTTATTCTCAACCTACTTTGGTACAATACGTAACTGACTTATCTAAGCAATCTAATTCGCCTTCAGACGTTCTTGCAAAGCTTGTGGAACTCGGTATGTCGCCTGATAGCGATACCAGGGCGTTTTCAGAGGAGTTGCACGACCGGGTTCATGGCCACAATGCAAGAGCCAGAGTTTCTTTTAGGTCAAGGAATTTCAGGAGGAAGAATAGTTATGAAGATGAAGAACTTGATGATGAGTTTGCGGACaccaaaaaagaagaaaaggaagaagaagatgatgattgTGGGTCAGAGGAAGAAAGGCAGTGcgataagaaagaaagggaggaATTGGAGAAACATATACGGGAAAAGGACGATGCTAAAACTAGGAATGGAGCCACGGTTATAACGTCTGACAAGGAGAAAGAAGGAGAAAATCAAACAAGTAAGTATGATATTGGTTTGCTTAGGAAAGTTTCGAGGGAAGAATACTTGAAAAAAAGGGTAGTGCAGAAAGTGGATGAACTGAAAGATGAGATATTAGATGAGCGTCTGTTTGATGATCAGGTTGTAACGGAATCTGAGCGTCGTGATCTCAAGCGTAAGGTGGAACTTTACGGGATTGTTAACGGGTTTGTTAGTGAGCGGAGTGCTGGTGAAATTTCTACTGAGTACGCAATTCCTGAGGCCTATGATGACGCAGGCCGTGTAAATCAGAAGAAAAGGTTTTCTGTTGTCTCACAGCGTTACAGAGACACCGAGTCAGTTTCTGAACAGGAAGAATGGGAACATCAGCAGCTCCGAAAATCAACCCTAAGTTTTGGTTCCAAGGACAAAAGAGAATGTGGAAATACTTATCAGTTAGTTTTTGAAGATCAGGTTGAGTTTATAAAGGCATCTATGATTGAAGGAAGTAATTTTGAGGATAAGACGGAAACTCAGTCAATGCAGAGATGCAAATTGAAATCTGGGATGGAAAAGCTTAAGGATGAGAGGAAATCACTGCCAatatattcttacaaagaagagtTGCTCAAAGCTGTGAAAGAGAACCAGATTCTAATAGTTGTTGGTGAGACGGGTTCTGGTAAGACTACTCAGATACCACAGTACCTCCACGAAGCGGGCTATACAAAGCTCGGAATAATTGGGTGTACTCAACCACGGAGAGTTGCTGCAATGAGCGTTTCTGCCCGGGTTTCCCGAGAAATGGGTGTAAAACTAGGGCGCCAAGTTGGTTATTCCATCAGATTTGAAGATTGTACTTCTGATAAAACAGTTGTTAAGTACATGACTGATGGAATGCTTTTACGCGAGTTTCTTAGAGACCCTACCTTATCAAGTTACAGTGTCATAATGGTTGACGAAGCCCATGAAAGAACAATTTCCACTGACATATTGTTCGGGTTAGTTAAGGATGTCGCTCGTTCCAGGCCAGAGTTGAAGCTACTGATCTCAAGTGCAACTCTTGATGCTAAAAAATTCAGTGACTTCTTTGATTTTGCACCAGAGTTTAACATTCCGGGAAGGTGTTTTCCGGTTCAGGTATTTTACACAAATACCCCAGTGTCGGATTATCTGGATTCGGCAATCATCACTGCTTTGCAGATACATGTTACCGAACCAGCGGGTGACATTCTGATATTTCTGACAGGGCAAGAGGAGATTGAAACAACAGAGGAATTACTGAAGAACAGGATGAAAGGGTATGGGTCACAGATTCCTGAATTGATAATCTGCCCCATTTATGCTAATCTGCCATCAGATTTGCAGGCCAAGATATTTGACCCGACTCCGGATGGGACCCGGAAGGTTGTCTTGGCAACTAATATTGCAGAAACATCACTGACTATTGACGGGATCAGGTATGTGATAGACCCGGGATTTGTAAAGATGAAGTCATATAATCCACGGACAAGTATTGAGTCTTTATTGGTAATGCCAATCTCAAAGGCGTCAGCGAGGCAACGGGCAGGTCGTTGTGGGCGAACCGGGCCAGGTAAATGCTATAGACTTTACACTTCATATAATTACTTGAATGATTTGGAAGATAATACTCCACCAGAAATTCAGCGGATAAATCTTGCAAATGTTGTGCTTTCCCTTCGGAGCCTTGGAATTAATGATTTGCTGAACTTTGATTTTATGGACCCACCGCCAACCGAAGCATTGTTGAAAGCCATTGAGATGTTGTATGCCCTTGGGGCTGTCAATAAAGAAGGTGAGCTAACTAAGACTGGGAGGAGAATGGCGGAGTTTCCGCTTGATCCAATGCTGTCAAAAATGATTGTTGCTTCCGAGAAGTATAAATGCTCGGAAGAAATCATCACAATTGCGGCCATGCTTTCAGTAGGGAATTCGATATTCTACCGTCCCAAGAACAAGCAAGTACATGCCGACATAGCAAGGATGAGATTTCACGAGGGCAATGTAGGAGACCATATCGCTTTGCTCAAGGTGTACAATGACTGGAAATCAGGTGATTACGGAACCAATTGGTGCTATGAAAATTTTATTCAGGTTAGGAGCATGAAAAGGGCAAGAGATATTAGAGATCAGCTTCTAGGGCTTTTGGAGAGGGTTGAAATTGAAGTTACCTCCAGCTTGAATGATTTGGATGCTATAAAAAAGGCGATAGCATCAGGGTTCTTTCCACACGCTGCAAAGTTACAGAAGGATGGAGCTTACAGGACTGTCAAACATCCTAAGACAGCTTACATTCACCCGAGCTCAGGTCTAGCTCAGACTGAATCACAACCGAGATGGGTTTTATATCATGAATTGGTGTTGACAAGCAAAGAATACATGAGACAGGTAACTGAACTGAAACCCGAGTGGTTAGTCGAAATAGCACCT
The Silene latifolia isolate original U9 population chromosome 11, ASM4854445v1, whole genome shotgun sequence genome window above contains:
- the LOC141611701 gene encoding pre-mRNA-splicing factor ATP-dependent RNA helicase DEAH1-like — its product is MMSGGDDLKTWVSDKLMCLLRYSQPTLVQYVTDLSKQSNSPSDVLAKLVELGMSPDSDTRAFSEELHDRVHGHNARARVSFRSRNFRRKNSYEDEELDDEFADTKKEEKEEEDDDCGSEEERQCDKKEREELEKHIREKDDAKTRNGATVITSDKEKEGENQTSKYDIGLLRKVSREEYLKKRVVQKVDELKDEILDERLFDDQVVTESERRDLKRKVELYGIVNGFVSERSAGEISTEYAIPEAYDDAGRVNQKKRFSVVSQRYRDTESVSEQEEWEHQQLRKSTLSFGSKDKRECGNTYQLVFEDQVEFIKASMIEGSNFEDKTETQSMQRCKLKSGMEKLKDERKSLPIYSYKEELLKAVKENQILIVVGETGSGKTTQIPQYLHEAGYTKLGIIGCTQPRRVAAMSVSARVSREMGVKLGRQVGYSIRFEDCTSDKTVVKYMTDGMLLREFLRDPTLSSYSVIMVDEAHERTISTDILFGLVKDVARSRPELKLLISSATLDAKKFSDFFDFAPEFNIPGRCFPVQVFYTNTPVSDYLDSAIITALQIHVTEPAGDILIFLTGQEEIETTEELLKNRMKGYGSQIPELIICPIYANLPSDLQAKIFDPTPDGTRKVVLATNIAETSLTIDGIRYVIDPGFVKMKSYNPRTSIESLLVMPISKASARQRAGRCGRTGPGKCYRLYTSYNYLNDLEDNTPPEIQRINLANVVLSLRSLGINDLLNFDFMDPPPTEALLKAIEMLYALGAVNKEGELTKTGRRMAEFPLDPMLSKMIVASEKYKCSEEIITIAAMLSVGNSIFYRPKNKQVHADIARMRFHEGNVGDHIALLKVYNDWKSGDYGTNWCYENFIQVRSMKRARDIRDQLLGLLERVEIEVTSSLNDLDAIKKAIASGFFPHAAKLQKDGAYRTVKHPKTAYIHPSSGLAQTESQPRWVLYHELVLTSKEYMRQVTELKPEWLVEIAPHYYQLKDVEDHSSKRVPRGIGRPAAT